In Hemitrygon akajei chromosome 9, sHemAka1.3, whole genome shotgun sequence, the following are encoded in one genomic region:
- the LOC140732749 gene encoding immunoglobulin lambda-1 light chain-like gives MRPWIGVFAALVLCLHSTDAVATLTQVKSVSAAPGETVKISCTMSGDSIDNWFSSWYWKKPGSIPQLIWSEKNGRPPGISDRLQGSVETSQNLMLLTIANVKSEDAAVYYCYAARTFGKGTNLGVIVRRAPAVTIFQPSEEEIAKNSTATLVCLVSGFNPAAVNIEWTVDGSTRRNGVETSRVEQEPDNTFSANSYLTLSASDWSSQEQFSCVVKHETQPTPLQATIVRSGYT, from the exons ATGAGACCGTGGATTGGAGTTTTCGCTGCACTGGTCCTTTGTCTTCATA GCACAGACGCGGTTGCTACGTTGACGCAGGTAAAGTCTGTCTCGGCCGCTCCGGGAGAAACCGTCAAGATCAGCTGCACCATGTCTGGAGACAGCATCGATAACTGGTTCAGCAGCTGGTATTGGAAGAAGCCCGGCAGTATTCCACAGCTTATCTGGTCTGAGAAAAACGGCAGACCCCCGGGAATTTCAGATCGATTACAAGGTTCTGTAGAAACATCGCAAAACCTGATGCTTTTAACTATCGCGAACGTAAAATCCGAAGACGCTGCTGTTTACTATTGTTATGCGGCACGCACCTTTGGTAAAGGAACGAACCTCGGTGTGATTG TTCGTCGAGCCCCGGCGGTAACCATTTTCCAGCCTTCAGAGGAAGAAATCGCGAAAAACAGCACCGCCACTCTGGTGTGTTTAGTGAGCGGGTTTAATCCGGCCGCTGTGAATATCGAGTGGACGGTGGACGGCAGTACGAGAAGGAATGGTGTCGAGACTAGCCGGGTAGAGCAGGAGCCGGACAACACGTTCAGTGCGAACAGTTATCTGACTCTGTCAGCCTCAGACTGGAGCTCACAAGAGCAATTCTCCTGTGTGGTGAAACACGAGACTCAGCCAACCCCGCTTCAGGCAACGATCGTGAGATCTGGTTACACCTAA